A single region of the Deefgea piscis genome encodes:
- a CDS encoding penicillin-binding transpeptidase domain-containing protein produces MRTLKRTAPQSGKDLTLSIDIKLQEMIEKQFGERRGSLVAIDPQTGGILALVSKPGFDPNLFVDGIDPVSWNELNTSIDKPLLNRAIRGEYPPGSTYKPFMAMAALEQNLPLVHQTISDPGYFIYGGHRFNDSKKGGYGSMSFDRSIALSSDTYFYQLAVQMGIDNIAKFMGTLDFGRPTGVDLPGERPGILPSPEWKKSRFKNPAQQKWYSGETVSIGIGQGYNAFTPMQMAHATATLANRGLAFRPHVVATLTDPRSGAKTLVEPKPSKPWTGNPPILNVLSVVWKA; encoded by the coding sequence GTGCGAACGCTCAAGCGCACCGCGCCACAATCGGGCAAAGACTTAACGTTGTCGATTGATATCAAGCTGCAAGAAATGATCGAAAAGCAATTTGGTGAACGCCGTGGCTCATTGGTAGCGATCGACCCGCAAACCGGCGGTATTTTGGCACTGGTGTCTAAACCTGGATTTGACCCGAATTTATTTGTCGATGGCATTGATCCGGTGAGCTGGAATGAGCTCAATACCTCGATCGACAAACCCTTACTTAATCGCGCAATTCGCGGCGAATACCCGCCCGGATCAACGTATAAGCCATTTATGGCCATGGCGGCGCTCGAACAAAACTTACCTTTAGTGCATCAAACGATTTCTGACCCCGGCTATTTTATTTACGGCGGACATCGGTTTAATGATTCCAAAAAAGGCGGTTATGGCTCGATGAGTTTTGATCGCTCGATTGCATTATCCAGTGATACTTATTTCTACCAACTCGCCGTGCAAATGGGCATCGACAATATCGCCAAGTTTATGGGCACCTTAGATTTTGGCCGCCCAACAGGCGTGGATTTACCTGGCGAGCGTCCGGGGATTTTACCGAGCCCCGAGTGGAAAAAATCCCGTTTTAAAAATCCAGCACAACAAAAATGGTATTCGGGCGAAACGGTGTCCATCGGGATTGGTCAAGGTTATAACGCCTTTACCCCAATGCAAATGGCGCATGCCACTGCAACATTGGCCAATCGCGGTTTAGCATTTCGTCCACACGTTGTTGCCACATTAACCGATCCGCGCAGCGGTGCCAAAACCTTGGTCGAGCCCAAACCCTCAAAACCATGGACTGGAAACCCGCCAATATTGAACGTGTTATCCGTGGTATGGAAGGCG